In the genome of Bacillota bacterium, one region contains:
- a CDS encoding CoA protein activase, which produces MRKVSFPSMGTSSIVFRDLMEALGNEVVFPPKPTEKTLSLGTRYAPEFACVPYKIVLGTYLEVLEKGADTLVTSGGCGPCRAGLYGNLHEVILKDLGYDFEMIIFELPRFGWKRFFHNIRVLNGKRLSLPRLLPVIRTCWTKLVALDALEKLSHYVRPRELNKGETTRVYRQCVAALDKARTLQEVREARRAGEAKLRSIPQDPTRKPLRVGLVGEIYVLIEPFANLDIEQTLGELGVEVHRSIYLSGWVVDNTVTDTLGQVGGLEIKRAAAPYLPEMVGGHGQDSIGNTIIYAHRGFDGVVQLSPFTCIPEIVAKSILPQVSKDYNIPVLSVACDELTGKAGLQTRLEAFVDLMERKRRRQAS; this is translated from the coding sequence GTGCGTAAAGTGAGTTTCCCCAGTATGGGTACCTCGTCAATTGTCTTCCGCGATCTGATGGAGGCCTTGGGCAACGAAGTGGTGTTTCCGCCAAAACCCACGGAAAAAACCCTGAGCCTGGGTACTAGATACGCCCCGGAATTCGCCTGTGTCCCCTACAAGATCGTCTTGGGCACATATCTGGAAGTCCTTGAGAAGGGCGCCGACACCCTGGTGACCAGCGGCGGCTGCGGTCCCTGCCGGGCCGGCTTGTACGGCAATCTGCACGAAGTGATCCTAAAGGATCTGGGCTACGACTTCGAAATGATCATCTTTGAACTTCCCCGGTTCGGCTGGAAAAGATTCTTTCACAACATTCGGGTCCTCAACGGAAAGAGGCTGTCTTTACCCCGGTTGCTACCGGTGATCCGGACATGCTGGACCAAGCTGGTGGCGTTAGACGCCCTTGAGAAGCTTTCCCATTACGTGCGGCCCCGGGAGCTAAACAAGGGAGAGACCACCCGGGTGTATCGACAATGTGTGGCGGCCTTGGACAAGGCCCGCACCCTTCAGGAGGTCCGGGAAGCAAGAAGAGCCGGCGAAGCCAAACTTCGCAGCATTCCCCAGGACCCCACCCGAAAACCCCTACGGGTGGGGCTGGTGGGAGAGATCTATGTTCTGATCGAACCCTTTGCGAATCTGGATATCGAACAGACCCTAGGAGAGCTAGGCGTGGAAGTGCATCGCTCCATCTACCTCAGTGGCTGGGTCGTGGATAATACCGTCACCGACACCCTTGGTCAAGTTGGTGGGTTGGAGATCAAACGGGCCGCGGCACCGTACCTACCGGAAATGGTCGGCGGTCACGGCCAGGACTCCATCGGAAATACGATCATCTATGCCCATAGGGGCTTTGACGGTGTAGTTCAGCTTTCCCCCTTCACTTGCATACCGGAGATCGTGGCCAAGAGCATCCTGCCCCAGGTCAGTAAAGATTACAACATCCCTGTCCTCAGTGTGGCCTGTGACGAACTTACAGGTAAAGCAGGCTTACAAACCAGGCTGGAAGCCTTTGTGGACTTGATGGAGAGAAAAAGGCGCAGGCAAGCTTCCTAA
- a CDS encoding 2-hydroxyglutaryl-CoA dehydratase, whose amino-acid sequence MPDVTVGIPRGLFFYTFYPLWKAFFQELGAKVLVSPPTTKKILDAGVEETVTDACIPIKVYHGHAKFLRDKVDYLFIPRMVNYRGKQTFCPKFLGLPDMVRYSIPNLPPVISPRVAIRGSKRRLFQAFHETGIYFTDDQRLIKRAGQRALEAHRAYLELLSQGVSVPEALRTIDGRPTKQRPVPHPNPLRLAVLGYPYVINDGYTSMDLVNHLADCGVQYFTFENLSLEEIHRGKYWDSKDVFWYFSHTILKTASYIFQGHRPVDGIIHVTAFGCGPDFLVNRLLEGEAKKHDLPFLTLTIDEQSGQSGVLTRLEAFCDMVRRRQRQREGTTSA is encoded by the coding sequence ATGCCTGACGTAACTGTAGGTATACCGCGCGGGCTTTTTTTCTATACCTTCTATCCCCTGTGGAAAGCCTTTTTCCAAGAGCTAGGAGCCAAAGTACTGGTCTCTCCGCCCACCACCAAAAAGATCCTCGATGCGGGGGTAGAAGAGACGGTAACCGACGCGTGTATTCCCATCAAGGTATATCACGGCCACGCGAAGTTTCTGCGGGACAAGGTGGATTATCTGTTCATCCCCCGGATGGTCAATTACCGAGGTAAGCAGACCTTCTGTCCCAAGTTTCTTGGCCTACCGGACATGGTCCGCTATTCCATACCCAATCTACCACCGGTCATCAGTCCCCGGGTGGCCATTCGGGGCAGCAAGCGACGGCTCTTCCAGGCCTTTCACGAAACGGGAATCTATTTCACCGATGATCAAAGACTAATCAAAAGGGCTGGCCAAAGGGCTCTGGAAGCCCATCGGGCCTATCTTGAGTTGCTTTCCCAGGGAGTATCGGTACCAGAGGCCCTACGAACCATCGATGGCCGACCGACAAAGCAAAGACCAGTCCCCCACCCCAATCCCTTGAGACTTGCGGTCTTGGGTTACCCCTATGTAATCAATGACGGGTATACCAGCATGGATCTGGTGAACCATCTGGCTGATTGTGGCGTGCAGTACTTCACCTTTGAAAATCTGTCCTTGGAAGAGATACACAGGGGCAAGTACTGGGACAGTAAGGATGTCTTCTGGTATTTCAGCCACACCATTCTCAAGACTGCCTCATACATCTTCCAAGGCCACAGACCCGTAGACGGCATCATCCATGTCACCGCCTTCGGTTGCGGTCCCGATTTCCTCGTGAACCGCCTGTTGGAGGGAGAGGCCAAGAAACATGATCTACCCTTCCTCACCCTAACCATCGACGAACAGTCAGGTCAAAGTGGCGTTTTGACCCGCTTGGAGGCCTTCTGCGACATGGTTCGCCGCCGTCAACGTCAAAGGGAGGGTACTACCAGTGCGTAA
- a CDS encoding FAD-dependent oxidoreductase: MRKLHHQTDICIVGGGISGMAAAIAAARTGAQVILIHDRPVLGGNASSEIRMHICGADRHGSIPYVRETGILEEIRLENAYKNPQGSYSEWDRVLWETVWQEPNIKLLLNCSCYDALTENNVIKRVTAWQLTTETQHTVEATIFLDCSGDGILAPLSGAEFRLGREARSEFNESLAPEKADSQTMGCTCLFLAKRYDTPQPFTPPQWAYKYPTEESMGVARGHMSYGKDHWMGYWWIEVGGEDHPIYDFEEMRDELLKMVYGVWDHIKNHGDHGAENFALEWVQFLPGKRESRRLIGDHLLTQGDIEAEGKFPDIVAYGGWTMDDHTPGGFRRPDLVPTHWHQAPSPYGIPYRCLYSKNIINLGFAGRNISATHIAMSSTRVMGTCAVMGQAIGTAAALAIKYNCTLREIGQNRIKELQQILLEDDCYLPWHKREINELTRQATLAAAVGDPEPLRDGIDRPVGNDHHCWVGNINDAITYTFAQPQLVKRARFVFDTGLERSFSFSWLEGKTPPPLPPELVSDFVVEALIDGEWRKIKTVADNYQRLVYVDLNVKAEGIRFIPKKTRGVEQVKLYGFTLE; encoded by the coding sequence ATGAGAAAATTGCACCATCAAACCGATATTTGTATCGTCGGCGGAGGGATTTCCGGCATGGCGGCCGCCATCGCCGCGGCCAGAACCGGCGCCCAGGTAATACTTATCCACGACCGACCGGTTCTAGGAGGCAATGCCTCTTCGGAAATCCGGATGCATATCTGTGGCGCCGACCGCCATGGCAGCATCCCATACGTGCGGGAAACGGGCATCCTCGAGGAAATCCGTCTGGAGAATGCCTACAAGAATCCCCAGGGCAGTTACTCCGAGTGGGACCGGGTCCTGTGGGAAACCGTCTGGCAGGAGCCTAATATAAAACTACTGCTTAACTGCTCCTGCTACGATGCACTAACGGAGAACAACGTAATTAAGAGGGTGACTGCCTGGCAGCTTACCACCGAGACCCAGCATACGGTGGAAGCCACGATCTTCCTGGATTGCAGCGGAGACGGTATCCTCGCCCCCTTGAGTGGAGCTGAGTTTCGCCTGGGCCGGGAAGCACGCTCGGAATTCAACGAGTCCCTAGCGCCCGAAAAGGCCGACTCCCAGACCATGGGCTGCACCTGTCTTTTCCTAGCAAAAAGGTACGACACCCCGCAGCCCTTCACCCCGCCCCAGTGGGCCTATAAATACCCCACGGAAGAAAGCATGGGGGTAGCCCGCGGCCATATGTCCTACGGCAAGGATCACTGGATGGGTTATTGGTGGATCGAGGTGGGAGGCGAAGACCATCCCATCTACGATTTTGAGGAGATGCGGGATGAACTTCTGAAAATGGTCTACGGCGTCTGGGATCACATCAAGAACCATGGGGATCATGGGGCCGAAAACTTCGCCCTGGAATGGGTCCAGTTCCTCCCTGGCAAACGGGAGTCCCGACGGCTCATTGGCGATCATCTCCTCACCCAAGGGGACATCGAAGCCGAAGGGAAATTCCCGGATATTGTGGCCTACGGCGGATGGACCATGGATGATCATACCCCCGGAGGCTTCCGCAGACCTGACTTGGTGCCCACCCACTGGCATCAAGCCCCTTCCCCCTATGGGATTCCCTATCGGTGCCTGTATTCCAAGAACATCATTAACCTAGGCTTTGCGGGTCGGAACATCAGCGCCACCCACATCGCCATGTCCTCCACCCGGGTAATGGGGACCTGTGCGGTCATGGGGCAAGCCATTGGTACCGCCGCAGCCTTGGCCATTAAGTACAACTGCACCCTGCGGGAGATCGGGCAAAACAGAATCAAGGAACTGCAGCAGATCCTGCTGGAGGACGATTGCTACCTACCCTGGCACAAACGGGAGATCAACGAGCTGACTCGACAGGCCACCCTCGCTGCTGCGGTGGGCGATCCGGAGCCCCTACGGGACGGAATCGACCGACCCGTGGGCAATGATCACCACTGCTGGGTAGGAAATATTAACGATGCCATCACCTACACCTTTGCCCAACCCCAACTGGTCAAGCGGGCCCGTTTCGTCTTTGACACGGGGCTGGAGCGTTCCTTCTCCTTCAGCTGGCTGGAGGGTAAGACTCCCCCACCGCTGCCCCCAGAATTGGTGTCGGACTTTGTGGTGGAGGCCCTCATTGATGGTGAGTGGCGAAAGATTAAGACGGTGGCAGACAACTACCAACGGCTGGTTTATGTGGACCTGAACGTAAAGGCGGAGGGCATCCGCTTCATCCCCAAGAAGACACGGGGTGTGGAGCAAGTTAAACTATACGGCTTCACCCTGGAGTAG
- a CDS encoding SPOR domain-containing protein, which translates to MATDKKKNDGSGKLGFAMLLIAVGACAIFIGFLIGQWLMDLLAPSTPTIAFDSQSIAGALDEASSESPPSGSLSASTSPAVTSTPSTTSTTTETTLYRVQVGSFRHRENAEQLANRLRASGYEVYVTPEPYRVQVGAFSQRDNAEKLLQELKAQGYNDAFIVQ; encoded by the coding sequence ATGGCTACAGACAAGAAGAAAAATGATGGTTCCGGTAAACTTGGTTTTGCCATGCTGCTGATTGCGGTGGGAGCCTGTGCGATTTTTATCGGATTTCTCATTGGCCAGTGGTTGATGGATTTGCTTGCGCCCAGTACACCGACCATTGCCTTTGACTCACAAAGCATCGCAGGTGCCCTGGACGAGGCTTCATCGGAATCTCCCCCCAGCGGCTCGCTTTCTGCATCGACCTCACCAGCGGTGACCAGTACCCCTTCCACTACCAGCACCACCACGGAGACGACGTTGTACCGGGTGCAGGTGGGGTCCTTCCGGCATAGGGAGAACGCAGAGCAATTAGCCAACCGGTTGCGGGCCTCGGGTTACGAAGTATACGTCACTCCCGAACCCTACCGGGTGCAGGTGGGAGCCTTCTCCCAACGGGACAATGCTGAGAAATTGTTACAGGAGTTGAAGGCCCAAGGATATAACGATGCCTTCATTGTCCAGTGA